In the Longimicrobiales bacterium genome, one interval contains:
- a CDS encoding metal ABC transporter substrate-binding protein, whose amino-acid sequence MNVTRPVRNARRETRPVFATALLSTLLLAAVPAETPDPDRAALRIVTTLPIYAELVREIGGGEVEVSAIANPNEDAHFVRPKPSFARDIRSADAFVTTGLDLELWVPTLLDRAGNGDVIEGARGYITAYTGIALLDVPVSADRSGGDVHIYGNPHLTTDPLRTLQIARNITTGLKRVAPDRAAVFDAGLADFTERLYNRLFGARLVELIGGETLEQLSHGGTLFTFLEANEYEGNPLIKELGGWLARAEPFRGQDIICYHKNWAYFEDRFDVSCADYVEAKPGISPTPGHVAQLINRMKTENLDVMLAATYFDRGKVETVARRGEATLVQVPLSPGAREGIDDYFTLVETWVTELAAAFRNQ is encoded by the coding sequence ATGAACGTCACAAGACCTGTCCGGAACGCCCGCCGGGAGACGCGCCCAGTGTTCGCGACTGCCCTCCTCAGCACACTCCTGCTTGCAGCGGTACCAGCCGAAACGCCGGATCCCGACCGCGCGGCGCTCCGCATCGTGACCACACTGCCCATCTATGCAGAATTGGTCCGGGAAATCGGTGGCGGCGAGGTCGAAGTTTCCGCGATCGCGAATCCGAACGAGGACGCACACTTCGTGCGCCCCAAGCCCAGCTTCGCGAGGGATATCAGGAGCGCCGACGCGTTCGTCACCACCGGTCTCGACCTGGAACTATGGGTGCCCACCCTCCTCGATCGCGCCGGGAACGGCGACGTCATAGAAGGAGCACGCGGTTACATCACCGCATACACAGGCATCGCGCTGCTCGACGTGCCGGTCTCGGCAGACCGTAGCGGCGGAGACGTGCACATCTATGGGAACCCGCACCTCACCACGGATCCGCTACGCACGCTGCAGATAGCCCGAAATATCACGACTGGCCTAAAGCGCGTCGCCCCAGACAGGGCTGCGGTGTTCGATGCCGGATTGGCGGACTTCACGGAGCGCCTGTACAACCGACTCTTCGGAGCACGACTGGTCGAGCTGATCGGTGGAGAAACACTGGAACAACTGTCCCATGGCGGGACACTCTTCACATTCCTCGAAGCAAATGAGTATGAGGGAAACCCGCTCATCAAGGAGCTCGGAGGATGGCTCGCACGTGCTGAACCGTTCCGCGGCCAAGACATCATTTGCTACCACAAGAACTGGGCATACTTCGAAGACCGTTTCGACGTGTCATGCGCGGACTACGTGGAAGCGAAGCCCGGGATCTCCCCCACTCCAGGACATGTCGCGCAGCTGATCAACCGAATGAAGACCGAGAACCTCGACGTCATGTTGGCCGCCACGTATTTCGACCGGGGCAAGGTCGAAACAGTCGCGCGGCGCGGCGAAGCGACCCTCGTCCAGGTGCCCCTGTCTCCAGGTGCGCGCGAAGGAATCGACGATTATTTCACACTCGTCGAGACGTGGGTGACCGAACTCGCGGCGGCGTTCCGAAACCAGTGA